GATTTGAATGTAACTGAGACCCAGGTCATAACCACACAGCCATATTGCTGGCTTAATAACAGATCATCATTATGAATCAGGTGGAAATTAACTTAAACATATGGTGAGACCATGTGAAATTCATGATGGCTTCAGCCATGTATTATTATACTCTGTTTATTATTGGGCATCAttgttgtgctagatgctgtacgaTATATAAAGGCTCAGTGCTGCCCCAAGGGTTTACAAcctatattaaaaatacaaatgcagTTTAGTTGCATAATACACGGAATGGCCATATAAAGGTGTAGTCACAGAGCCATCAAATGGTAATGATCAGATACATTTATGCTCAAAACATAGgtagcagcaacaacaaaacacaaTTCAAGGTATGATCCCTGCAAATTACAATGGTTATGcaactttatcatttttattaacaAAATTCAGGCAAATGTAAATAGACTGAAATAGGACTAAACTGAAAAGGTTTCAGTTGTGCATGTAAGACAGCTGTCATGGAAGAGCTATGGACGAACCAAGCCACATTTTCAGCGTTGGCATTTATTTATGTACGGAACGCAGATATTCACATCttagaaacatgtttaaaataatgttaaattgAGTTTTAAGGGAAAGCTAAAATGGAAGATCAGGTTCTAAAGTATTGGGGCAGCTCCTATCTGGCAAACCAGCAGCACCACTCTGGGAAGTATGGGAGCAAGTGAGTTGCAGGGGGCTAGTGAAGGTGTTGAGAAACGATGGGTCCTCAGTGTGAGTAGAAGACTTTTCCCCCTCAGTGGGTTACCTGTTGGATTCAGAGAACCTCAATCCAAAGAGAATTCTGGCAAACTGAGGTAAATAAAGGAGATCTCTGCCTAGGGAAGGTAAGGAGACACCTGGAAAAGTTACTAGAAGCCACTCGACTACCCAGGATCAACCAAGCCCCCATTCACCTCAGGAAAGCTCCCAAGCCAATCGGGCCAGGAGCTGCCACCTGGAACTCCCCTTTACAGGGAGCTGCCCCAGTAGTTTAGAACCTGACCTTTCATTGTAGCTTTCCCTTTGAACAGAAcactggatctggcccagagtaCCTGAACAGTGTGGGGTACAGAGAGTTACCAGCAAGATGTTTTCTCCTGGTAGAATTGGATGGGAAACTCTGAAATTAGTTAAAATTGCAGTGAGTTTGTTCTTCCCTGTAATCTACCCAGCGTTTCCAGTCACCATTCCTTCAAAGATATTGTGTTTAATACTGTCGTATATCAGGTTGTTGTAGCATGTGTAGGAACCATTTGCCATATCGAGACATATACAGTACATAGTCAAATTTCACAACCTACCTCAGCCATCTGGGTTGCAGTGGTACCTTTTGCACCCACATAAGTCATGGCCAGAGCAGATGAGATACTccaaggggaaaagaaaatgtttttgcctTTAAAAGATTCATTCAGCTTTTTGAAAAGGCTGAGAGTAAAGCTACCATTTGATGCTGAGAGAGAGTCCATTGCTGAAACCTAAGACAGATATATGAAGACAGAGTGTAACAGTTTGACTTCATTGGAACCAAGATTTTAGCATGCGTTGTTTTCTCTGTATCATAACAAACTAACTTTCCAAACTTCCTTAGAATATCTGACCTATAGTTTCTGCTGTAAATCAATCCCTAGGTACTTGTATGACACACAAATCATATCATGCACTCTCTTTACTGTTATATAAAGATTTCAaaatgacttaggcacctaacctgctttggtgcttttgaaaataccagtaggctcctctctgcatctttaggtgcctaaatacctttgataaTCTGGGtctcagtccttggcctctttggTTTCTGAGGCTGTCAACAAGGTGCATTATGGAGTATCCAAACGCATAGTAAATCATGGattcttttgttatgagaagaCTAACAAGAGGATGACAGaataaaaatctttttcttccccctcagGGGGGCAACAATTTAGTGCTTGGCCCATTAATTTGCTGTGTTGTACCATCTCACAGCAAGAACTACCACCTGAATATATTTATCCTTACTTATCTAATCTAAGATTTTAAGGAACAGGATTGTCATCTACTCAAGAAAATTCTTCCTTTGATTGATTAACTTGCCCTGTATCAGCATCTTTTCTTAAACTCTGAAGTATATAATACCTATACTCTGTTTTCTAAGAACTGAAATCTAAATTaaatttacagtgcaaatgtgcAATCCCTGTTTTACTGCATGACATTTAATTTATTATAATTTAATCTGCCCTGTCAGGCATGGTTTAAGTAGTTAAGAAGAAGTTTCAAAGAAAGCTAATTATGTCTATATGAATATTTACATTACCTCAGATTTCTGTGAGAGAGAAGGAATTACTTGTGTCGTCGGCTGGGTTCTGGGTCTGTTTGTTAGGCAATAAACACGTTTAGAAATATAAAACAGTTGTGCTTCCTTCTGACCTACATCCTCCACTCTTACTGCCCTATGTGTTTCGCCACCTATGTTTATCCCTCCTCCTCACCAGTTTCCAGAACTTTCTGTTGTAAAGCTTGCCCCGATTGTTGACATACCCTATATTAGTTTGGCAATAAATACGTATAGAAAAGAAATGAGATTGCGGCTCACTCTCCTTCTAGCCTTCACTCCTAGTCCCCAATATGTTTCCCCACCTAAACCTACCCTTACTCCTCACCACTTTCCAGAAATTTTTGTTGTAGTTGATTATTGATCCATTGTATTTTAAACATCAAATCTTAGAGATTTAGAAGAGGAATACAATGATCTTATAAGATCTGCTATTTTAGGCATAGGATAAGCAAAAATATCACAGAGTGGCCTACAGTAAGAATGGCTGGTGATGTTGTCCATTGCGACTCTCTTTTTGGTAGTGGTGagacttttgtttaaaataagtGCAGTCAGTGTTTAACTTACACCAAACACCACAAATGTCTGTCATTCTGCTGGATGGGTGTTCTGTGTGGTCTGATTCTTCACTGCATTATTCCCgttttaaaccagtttaactCTATAGATTTCAACTGAGGCAtatcagtgtaaaactggagtaatgcaggGATCAGTTAGACCTTGTGACTCCATCATCCTCATTTAAAACCTTTAGGAATATAGATACTGCCATGCCACCAAATCAGACTAACCATCCAACTGGCCTGGTATTTGGCCTTCAGCAGTGACCAATACCAGATGTTTAAGTGGAGGATGTAAGACTCCCAAAATGGGCTTCTCAAAGAATGCCTGGAATGCGCACTAAAATATTCCCATGTTGGAAGTTTCTCTCTAATTCAAGGCAGTTGTGGGTGCTGTGTGTACTGAAGGATGAGGGCTAGTatccctttttaatttaaagGCTGGACTAAAGAACATCCCTGGTCCATGCTCAGTGAAGTGGATGctgaaatgttgaaacatttttttttaaacttcagaggcttgtttgtttgtttcatgctAAGACCCAGCATGAAAATTAATAGCTCATGTGCAGCCAAGAGTTCCCTCTGTCTGAGATAGCAGAAAAAGAATTCTGAAAGGCACAGGTACCGTCACCCTGCCTTGTGTTTTGAAAATCTAAGGCGGTTAGCTGTATGAAGGAGTGCTTTTCTAGAAAGTGTGTCTGTGCAGACCTATACCATAATAGGGACTTCTTTGGGGTTACATTTTAGCACACAGCTTTATCTTGTTATATTCAACAGGACAGTATTTAGAGGGGATGTGTTTGTGCAGTCATAGTGAGTATAATAAAATAAACCCTTATGTAATGTTATTTCATGTTCTTTTCCTATTCAGGAAGCAGAACCATGAAGAAAGGTGTGTGCTGCTTCCTAGAAGCGTGgacttccaaagtgcttgcaggcTGGTGGGAATATTTTCAATATATCTGGAGGTTCGCTCATGTACCCAGCTTATTTAATCTCTACCCTGAAATCAAAGAGTTAGATGCAGTCCCAGAAAAGGGAGGAAATTACTCAAAAAACTCTGTGCTTCTAGCATTTTATTCCACTGTCACTGATTGCTGAATTTGAACAAAGAGCTCCAACACCAAAATGTATGACAGTATGGGTTCTGCATAAATATACTGCATGGTAGTTACAGAtaaatatttagggcctgattctccattgccctagtttacaccagtgtgactccATTGCTTTCAGTGAGGTTACTCTGCCACAAAACGAGAAGAAGCCAGTGGAGAATTAGTccctagtacaggggtgggcaaactttttggcccaagggctaaatctgggaatagaaattgtatggtgggccatgaatgctcacgaaactGAGGTTGGGGTGCgtgaggaggtgagggctctggttgggtgtgcaggctccagggtggggccagaaatgaggagttcagggtatgggaaggggctccgggctgggggagTAGGGtgcggggtgagggctccagctgggggtgcagactctggggatgagaggtttggggttcaggagggtactctgggctgggatcaagaggTTCAGTccgcaggagggggatcagggttggggcagaggtacggggaggagggtgagggctccggctgggggtgcaggagggtgctccaggctgggattgaggggttcagagggtggagggggatcagggctgcggcagggtgttggggcgtggggagaggctgaggggtgcaggctccaggtggcgcttacctcaagcggctccctcCCAGAAGCAACGgccgtgtccccactccagctcctatgcagagctgcagccaagcagctctgcacgctgccccatctgcaggtgccgcccctgcagctcccattggccacagttccctgccaatgggagatgtgggggcagcgcttggggcgggggcagagcagagccccctggctgcccctacacataggagctggagtagGGCCCTGCCGCTGTCTCCAGgagtggcccccgaccctgctccccggctggagtggtggagcggggccatgctgctgcttctgggagccgcatggagcggcccccgaccctgctccctggctggagtggggaaagccccagaccccactccccagcaggagctcaagggctggattaaaatggctggcaggccGGATCtgtcctgcgggccgtagtttgcccaacaCTGCCCTAGTACAATGCTGGCTGAAAGTAAAATTATTACAAAGCAGATGGTTgtaagaaaaatgcattttatttcttATAGTTCACACAATTGTTTCTTGTATAGCACTTGCCCATTGGCATGTTATCTGCAGAGGAAACAAAACACTTGCAAGCAGTctgcaaacaggaaaaaatgcCATTAGAAATGTAAAGATTACAAAACATTTATATTCAAATAGTTTTATTGCATTGCTAGCCATGCCTTTGTTAACTCAGTATAATTCATGAGACTGTGGGCCACATCGTCATCTGGTATAATTGgcctagctccattgatttcagtaggggtGGTCCAATCTGCACctactgaagatctggccctgctTGTGTACTCTTTGTGTGCCTGCACAGGTAAGTGTTTTATTCCTGAGATGTATTTCTCTAGATCAAACTTGTTCTTCTGCTttataacataagaacataagaatggccctactggatcagaccaaaggtccatctagcccagtatcctgtcttctgacagtggccagtgccaggtgccccagagggaacgaacagaacaggtaaccatcaagtgatccatcccctatcactcattcccagcttctggcaaactgtaTAGCTGCACAGTATTAAGAAAGAGTGCAATTTACAGTCATTTAGAAAGCAACCAGTGCATTTTTATTGTGCTTTTGAGAGTCGTAGCCCAATATTATCAAGTCCTCTCACCACATGAACAGAAGAGCAAAATTCTTAGTAATTTGAATTATTTGTTGTTCCCCAAGCTACAAAGATTAACGAATAATACAGGAAACTGAAGTAAAATTACCCAAGCTATTTAGACATTTGAGGCGTTGTCTTTATGGTACATTCCTGCTGCTGCAAGATCCTGTTTAGCAACAGAAATCTGAGTTTTTACGGGGAGCAGAATCTGCCAAAGAAGAGGATGGTGTTAGTTTTATTGTGCCTGATGAAGAAGAGGAAAGGGTGATCTGCTGCAAACTGAATGGCAGAAATGAGACTTCGTGCTGGCATAGAAGCCGCACTGGCAGCTGCAGCCTCAGTGCCTTCTTCATTGATCTCCACAAAGCACTTGTGAAAAACATTTGACAAAACCAGATCATTTTTCTCAGTCATCCCTCTGAAATCAGCTCGGTTCTGACTGAAGGCATCTCGCATACCCATGCTGCTCAAAGTAGATTTGAGGTCATAACTCTCTTCCATTTTGATCCTGGGCAGATACACGTCCACTTCAGTTTTCTCCATCATTTCTGAGCTGGTCCATCTGGATAATGTCTCATACGTCAAGTCTCTTTCTAGCTACAGTTAgttaaaaaagagaaaatcaaaaATTAACAATGAAAATTAAACTTCCTTAACTTTGATGTCCTTCACAATCCTGAATGGAGAAACTATAGAGATGGTTTATAAATATAGTGAAGATCACTGAAAAGCTTCTGGCTAGTTTACAGGTGTCTTCTCAACTGTAAAGCAGCGTGTTTTCTTACAGCAGGTTCGTGCAGTAACTGGAAGTTCGAacagactttaaagccagaagggatgatcatgatcatctagtctgacgtcccgCACATCACAACCCACAGAATCATACCCACCCGCTCCtgcaatagacccataacctctggctgagttactgaagtcttcaaaccttgatttaaagatttcatgctacagagaatccaccatttactgtcGTTCAGACCAGCAAGTGACACATgctccacactgcagaggaaggtgaatcccccctgggtctctgccaaactgacctggaggaaaattccttcctgaccccacaaaGTGAATACTTTCAGTGTTGAATATTTGTAGTGTAATAGCAGCAGAGTCCTGTTTTACATGATAGTACCCAGTTAATTTACTGTTGCATCTTTTGAGCCTCTGGCATTCTAGCTTATCCGCATGCAATCTACCAAAAAAGTATGATTGTTAATTAATTACACATATACCTAGTCACTATTTGTTAGCTGAGTtgttctaatatatatttttccttatttaaaatattgattgTATGAAAATATATTTGGAAACCCGCCCACCTAGTATTTTTTCAAGAGGGGAgctagaaaggaaaaaagagggcATTTCCATCATCCCTTCTTGGAACTGATCCAGCGGAGCTTTGCCCCTTGCAAAACTccaattaaagttaatgggagtcttgccaGAGGAAGGGCACTGCCGGCTCTGGTGTCCTTACAGATTAGTGCTGGGAAACCTTCAAAAGATGTAGATATTTGTTTAGTATGAAGTGTTCCCATCGATCCTGGCTTTTTGTCAAGGATTCCTGTAGTCTCTGGTTTTGCTTAGGCTGGAAGAACTGCCTTTCTTGCAGGATTTTGGGGCTTCTGCTTCTCGGACTGGATGACAGTAAGAAGTGCAAAAAAGTGTTGGGTCTATGAAAATCTTGTCATAGGTCAATAAAGGCTCAGGTTCTCTGAGTGTTAGACAAGGTTTGGTCTGTCCTCATTTTTTCCTGAGCCAGATCTTTTCACCTGTTCCTAATACAAGAATGTAGCATCACCTACTCTCAGACAGCAGCCATATAGACATCTAGGATATAAAAACAATTGAATTCCACGTATGATTCATTTCTTTACCATTTCAAGGCCAGTGGTGTCATCGTTGATGCTATCTGGTAGCAGTATGAGCATGCTGAGGTCATCATTGACATATGGGAGCTCAACAATGTGGGTGTGCACTCTTTGTATGTAGGTCCAATTAAATTTCCCTCTCTGGATCATCATCTGCACTGGCTTAGTTGTATTCTGCAACAAGGCAAAGGAGAACAAATGTCACTTTTAAAGGATCAGGTGAAAACAATATAGTTAAGTATTAACATTAATTTTTCCTGTGTTACTTATAATGAGTTAGGTTACTAAAAAGTGATACTTCACAGAACCAAATTATTTGTCACTATTTATGCTGATATTTCAACCTCTCAGTTTTGATACTGAGATTATGTCTGCACAGCAGTTTAAACCCAGGTTTGAGTCGGGGCTAAAGGCAACCCGCACTTGTGTCCACACTGTAAATGTGCTAATCCGAGGCTCAGACCTAGGGTCCCACgatcctgcagggctggagggcccCAGACAGTGTTTAACTGGGACCGAGCCCTGTTGGTTTCCTGTGTGCACACGGCCCTCACTTGACTCGGAACCCAGAAGTCCTCCagatgtatcccagagttcctagTGCAAAGAAGCAGGCAGCGAAAGCAGTGGCTGGAAGTGCCATTACTGCCTGGCTGAGCCTGTTCCCACTTCCTTGCTGCTGCGTGGAGCTTGTCCGGAGCAGGGAGCAAAGCTGACAAGCAGGAGCTGGCTCCCAGTCACTGGGATGTTGGGGGTCATCCCTCCTTGGCTGTGCTGAGCCAACAGCTCTgttgctccccctccctgcagggcagtgCTTGATCCCAATCTGCTCTCTGTCCTTTGCTCCGaagtccccctgccctccctggagcTGCGTCTGCAGGGGTGCAGCAAGCACTGTGAGGGTGGTGAGTGGGAGCTAGCCCCAAAACTTTCTCACAGCCCCCTGGGGATCCTCGATCCCTGCCTCCCGGGGTGCAGCGGGTGCAGGGATAAGGAATCCCCACAGGGTGCTGGAGCACACTGCACCCCGGCCATGGGGGTGCACTTCACCACTCCacagctggcagcagccaggcttgggggggggggggggggaggaggggatttcTCTTCAGGTACCTTCATTTTAtgtcaaacttcaaaacaaacagacaagaataaataaaaacgcaaccaaaaaaaaaaaaacaccttcactgagcttctcattttaaaaagtaagaattgaaaagtttcatttcaatagtttgacagccctggagacctaTGTCCTTATTCTCCTCAGTACAGGTGCACTTGGGCATTTTCCTGCCAATGTAACTCGGCCTAGAGCTGGAGAGCACAATTCTGAGATTAGAAGATAGTTCAGTAAAAGCCTTCTCAGACTGCAGTCATTCTACGGAGACAGCCACCAAAGGAGCTCATTATGCAGTTTATGTATCCTGTGCGCCTGTGGGCACCTGAGTCCCATCGGTAGCAGTTGTAACCCTCACAGTTAGGAAGCAGGGTGGGCAATAGGCTACAGTGTCAAcattggagggtggggggcactAGGCACTTTGGAATATGTTTACTTTGACTCTGgtctctgcactgcagtgtggatgccagagccctaggttcaagCACTGATCAGAAACttcttaacctagggttaaaatgcaatgtagacactcaagcccagggttcccgGACACAGGTGAGCTGCCTTAAGTCCCACTAACTCTAGGTggacattgctgtgtagacagcctGAGAACAGATCTGAACCCTAAGTTTCACTTCTGTGTATTGTCAGTTCCTCTGTTGGTTGCACTGAGTGCGCTGTTTGAATTGCAGATACTGCAGGGGAATGCTTatgatttaattaaaacaacTCTGACACCCTGAGGATTTAGAGACTGGCAGGCTTGTGAAAATGGAGGGATTGAGGTCTCTCCCTAACTTTTCTCTCTGTTCCAGCCCACTAGCATTTATGACATTTCATGGCTTAGTCACATACCTTGTTCATTCTGAAAGGTTGTTCCTTTGTAAATCCATCCTTAAATTTCTTTGCCCAGTTTCCTTTGAAGTAGAGGGCATTGACTAGGACCAGCTTGGTGAGTGAATCAACAGAGTTGACAGGCAATAGCGCTTGGATTTTACCTTTAGGAAATAGTGACACAGTCATATATTTGTGCAGCTTTTCTGCTTGGAGCAAATGTAGGAATTGAGTTTTGGAATATATGCTATTGAGACCATACTTGTAGAGCAGCTTTCTGTCTTAAGAGACTATTGTGAAATATCCTCAAACACTGGGCTGGGCTCTGTGGTCCCCTTCAGTGACTTTGCTCTACTCAGGCTTCCTCTTGCTAGTAATAACCCTGAGTGATAATCTTAAGCTACGTTCCTCTCACGGACAGAGAAAGAAGACTGAAGAAAAAAGGAAGAGGTGGGGATGTGTCAAAATACAAAAAATCCAGTGTCGCCTCCAAGAGAGGAAACTAATTTTGTGTGAGGCTCATAGATAAAAGTACAGTATAAAGATATAAGAGGCTCAGAGTTTATCGCACTGGCTGCAGAACCTTAACCTGGTGCTGAAACATCTTCACCCCTTTCTATTTTTGGAGGAGAAAAGGCCTACAAACCCCTCTGAGGAATTTCAGCATAATGTACTCTGTCATACTGTTTCAGGACACTGTTTATAACAGGAAATGAACCTCTCTACATGGAATCCCATCAAAATGAAACACATTTTGCTATGTCAGTATAAGTATTTGTATCAGGCCCAACACTGTGGTATCTTATTGCCTTCAAACACATGAAGGTTAAATTGTTATCATAATATTTGTGCAACTGGAAAGCAGTAGTCATCAGTGTTTTCTTTTGTGGTGCGAGTAGTGTTATAACTGAAAGGAGATGTCATTTTGGATTTGGTGTTATTgaactttcaaatgtagttaTCTGCCTGCCTCCAACTGGGGCAGTGAggcagcagccattttgtgttTCAGTTCAAATGCAGACTGTAACACAATGAAtcaacattttctctctcccctcaaaCAATTTAGGGTGGGAAAATACACGATGTCTCTTTGTAAATGGTGAAAGAACAGTCCTGAGCTCACCTTCGGTCTGGCGTTCAACACTGGAATTGATCTCTCTTCtgacttctgctgctgctcccatgAAATCAACGGCTCGTGGCTCTGTGTGGTAATATTTTTTAATCGATTGTAAATATTCCTTCAAGGCAAGAGAGAGACAAGTCTTACATATTATTTGGCAATATATCTATGCCAACTACTGCCAAATAGAAAAGAGAGTTCATGTTATGACACAGTTTACTAGGAGCATAAAGCTCTGTCTTCacagaagcaaaatatttttagttaTATATGTTATCAATCATTTATGAATGTTCATGTTTAGATACAGTCCAGTCcagaaaagcagatttaaaaaagcCTGTAATCTTGATATGAGTATCTACAAAGAGTCAGTGGGAAATAAATCTTAAAGGATAATAAACCATTCTGCAGATGTaattgaaatatttgcatttagGTCTTGTATGGTTTGTTGTCCTAGACCAATCATAAAGATGAATTGTATCCCCATTACACAGATAGATGAACTGCTTCACTTACTTTATTGAAAGGTGATGATTTCTCTCCATATAACTGGTTGACACTTTTAAGCAGGTAATTTTTAGTGGGTTGGTTAATTTCAGAGCTAAGTGCCTGAAACCCTACATGGATGTTGCTTGAGTTCTCCAGATTGGCcttgaaagaaggaagaaatattCTGGTTATTTATCTGCGATTTCTAGGGCAAGTGATTCAGAACTTCTAATATCATATATTGCACATAGCTCCACTGGTGACAGTTGCATGTAATATCCTGTACAGTTACTGAAGTAATTTTTTGTGAACTGTGTGTTGATATGAATGAGGGGCACTAAACCCATCAGTAAAATCTCCAGACAGTGGACACACCATAGACACTGTGTGAGCAAGAGGGAGCTCTgtaatacactgaaatataaagtTATCTAGAGagattattaaaaaacaaagcatACTCACGGAGACAGTAACAGTACAGTTTCTGCACAGTGCATGGAGACTTAGCTATATGATGCCCATTAGCATTTATGAAAGTCACATAACCAAAAATTCCCATATATCACATTGAAAGTTTGCCCCAAAATGTGTAGAACTAGTGATTCCAATATTGGCGGATATTGTTAGTTTGAAAACTGTTTGCATTGCTGCACATGAAGCAAGTAAAATTATGATGTCAACTTATTTAAGGAAGTTAAGCAGGGAGTCAGTAATTTGGGGCACAGTTTTGCAAGGTACTTACTACCTATGGGAGTTAAGAATAAATGAAGATAAGAATAGTCACACTGGATCAGAGCAATaatctgtctagcccagtatcctgtcttctgacagtggccagtgccagatgcttcagaaggactGAACagaatttattgagtgatccatcacctTTCATTCAGtaccagcttctggtagtcagaggtttagggaaacccagagcatggggtcaCGTCCCTTACCATCTTGGCTAactgccattgatggacctatcctctatcctccatgaagttatctaattcttttttgaacccagttatatttttggccttcacaacatcccctggcaacaagttccgcaggttgactgtgtgctgtataaagaagtacttccttatgtttgctttaaacctgctgcatattaatatCATTGGGTCACTCCTGGTTCTTGGGatctgtgaaggggtaaacaacatttccttattcactttctccataccattcatgattttaagggcctttatcatatcccccctcagccatctcttttccaagatgaactgtctctgtctttttaatctccccttttatagaagctgttccatacccttaagcatttgtgttgctcttctctggggcATTTCTGGCATTATGTAATTTcctttcttattatctatcctatTCCTACTGGTTTCTAACATTGTTTTTTCACTGTCTCTACacactgagcagatattttcagagaactagccacagtgTCActaagatccctttcttgagtgataacagctattttagacaccataattttgtatgtataccTGGGATTAGTTTTctgatgtgcattactttgcatttctcaacattgaatttcatctgccattttcttgcccagtcacccagttttgtgagatccttttgtaattctttgcagtcagctttgaacttaattatcttgagtaatttttatcatctgcaaactcactgttccccccccccagatcatttataaatatgttgaacagcactggtcacAGTACAGATCCTCAGGTgaccccgctatttacctctctccactgtgaaaactgtttattcctacccttcatttcctgtctttttaaccagttactgtttcat
Above is a window of Caretta caretta isolate rCarCar2 chromosome 2, rCarCar1.hap1, whole genome shotgun sequence DNA encoding:
- the LOC125632059 gene encoding serpin B10 isoform X2, whose protein sequence is MAALNVANTGFALDLFKHECKTQTNTNILFSPWSISTTLATVYLGAKGNTADQMAEVLHFNKVGGTGVDITTIKPRRAYSKMEELLSNPCISVKKANLENSSNIHVGFQALSSEINQPTKNYLLKSVNQLYGEKSSPFNKEYLQSIKKYYHTEPRAVDFMGAAAEVRREINSSVERQTEGKIQALLPVNSVDSLTKLVLVNALYFKGNWAKKFKDGFTKEQPFRMNKNTTKPVQMMIQRGKFNWTYIQRVHTHIVELPYVNDDLSMLILLPDSINDDTTGLEMLERDLTYETLSRWTSSEMMEKTEVDVYLPRIKMEESYDLKSTLSSMGMRDAFSQNRADFRGMTEKNDLVLSNVFHKCFVEINEEGTEAAAASAASMPARSLISAIQFAADHPFLFFIRHNKTNTILFFGRFCSP
- the LOC125632059 gene encoding serpin B10 isoform X1; the protein is MCVNCSKPKKEAECKTSSSSKTRFQIMAALNVANTGFALDLFKHECKTQTNTNILFSPWSISTTLATVYLGAKGNTADQMAEVLHFNKVGGTGVDITTIKPRRAYSKMEELLSNPCISVKKANLENSSNIHVGFQALSSEINQPTKNYLLKSVNQLYGEKSSPFNKEYLQSIKKYYHTEPRAVDFMGAAAEVRREINSSVERQTEGKIQALLPVNSVDSLTKLVLVNALYFKGNWAKKFKDGFTKEQPFRMNKNTTKPVQMMIQRGKFNWTYIQRVHTHIVELPYVNDDLSMLILLPDSINDDTTGLEMLERDLTYETLSRWTSSEMMEKTEVDVYLPRIKMEESYDLKSTLSSMGMRDAFSQNRADFRGMTEKNDLVLSNVFHKCFVEINEEGTEAAAASAASMPARSLISAIQFAADHPFLFFIRHNKTNTILFFGRFCSP